From the Phalacrocorax carbo chromosome Z, bPhaCar2.1, whole genome shotgun sequence genome, the window GGTCTGCGTTTTCTTCTAATACATGGGAGGAGTctttgtgctctgtgtgtgtgtagtgTTTTCAAGGCATACAGGAAGGTTCTTTGTGCCGGTGTGTTGTGCTGTAGCTGTGCTGTACAAACTACTGTGAGGAAAACTaactgtcccagccaaaactggTGCAGGTGCACGGTGTAAGTTACCACAgaatggttttggctgggaggaGCCTCTGAAGGTCATCCAGTTCACCCTCTTGAAGATCTAATGTGAGGTCAGGCTGCCAAGGGGCTTGTCCGGATGTGTTTCTGAATGTCCCCAAGGATGGAGGCTGCACTCTGGCTTGGTCTATGTTCTAGCATTTCACCACCCTGTgaagaattctttttctttatagcCAACTGAAATCTCCCTTGCTGCAGCTTGAGACGTTTGTCCTTTTGCTGGACAAATCCAagagagtctggctccatcttctctatAACCACCCATTAAATATCTGAAGGTAGTAAGTAGTTTCCCCTTGCTTAGCTTTCTGTTCTTCCAGCTGAATAAACCCATCCATGTACATTACACTTAAACCAAATGTATCCGGAAGCTTCTAATTATCTGCCTGTGGTACTCAATCCCATTCACGTTACGTCGGAGAGACTTGTGGTGCGTCACAAATGGCACTGCCAAGCGTGGTATGACTGAGTTACGAAGCAGTCACTTTGAAAATACTGCAATTAGGATTTTAGCATCTTTTGTTTAAACTGGATTAATGTCTCTGCCGTGGTGCCCGATGGTGACGTCCAAGGGGCGAAAAGTggacttctgaaattttttgtttatcTTCAAATCGGCAGGCTCCAGGAGGCCACGAGCTGAACTGTGATTACTGGGAGCTTATTGGTCTGGCCCCAGCAGGAGGGGCTGACAATCTGCTCAATGAGGATTCGGAGGTTGATGTGCAACTTAACAACAGGCATATGATGATTCGAGGCGAGAATATGTCCAAAATCTTCAAGGTGCGCTCCATGGTAGTGCAGGCCTTCAGGGATCACTTCTTTGCCAATGGATATTATGAAGTAAGTATGTCTTCCCTTGTCAGCAAGTGACTGACTTAAAGTTAGCCTTGAAGTCAGGacatttttcctggaaaaactgTGTAGACATCCTAACTGACCTGAAAGGggcaaaagaaaagctgtttattaGGAAACTAGTATTTGATTGCTTTCATAGATGTAGATCTGAAAGGTGTGTAGGCACTTGTGAAGCGTTAGAGGGTGATTCACAAACAGCCTGCGTACCTCCTCTTAGGGTGGCAAAGGGTATCAGACTGAAGTACTTGTATGCAAAAGCTCTGTAGGTGGTGTTCTGGAAGAGTGTGCTGTATGTCACTGCTCTTACGTGTTGTCATCATTGTCCTTAATTCTTCACTCGAGTAACAACAGTCTTGTTCTTCAACAGGTCACACCACCAACTCTAGTCCAGACGCAGGTGGAAGGAGGCTCAACCCTGTTCAAACTGGATTATTTTGGTGAAGAGGCATACTTAACACAATCATCCCAGCTCTATCTGGAGACCTGCATTCCAGCGTTAGGAGATGTCTTCTGTGTTGCTCAGTCATACAGAGCTGAGCAATCCAGGACCCGCAGACACCTGGCAGAGTACGGAAAGAGTATATGTCTGTTATTTATGTATAAGCGAACTTAAAATGCAGGGGAGGAGTGGGCAGTTGGAGGACATGATGTACAGCGGACCGTGTAATACTAATGCGGAAGGGCTGATCTAATGTATATTTGGGGGTGACACCTCCTCTCGGTGAATGCCCGGCTGGTGATAATATGTTGACATTTAGTGAAAGACGACTGGGGTCAGACAGAGCTCTTATGTTTTTaggaagctttttctttttagaaaatacagtTCATACTGGtgtcttccttatttttttttatggctttgTTTCCTTAACAGTGTAGAAGTGGGGGAAACCAAAAAGGGGACAAAAGCGCGTGTTcttgggttgtgggttttttctcatgagaatttttttcacGGCTAAAGAATTGTTGCTTCCGTGTGGTTTTGTAATGGCACGACTTTGTTTCAGATACACTCACGTTGAAGCTGAATGTCCTTTTATAAGTTTTGAGGATTTATTGGACCGTCTGGAGAACTTGGTTTGTGATGTAGTAGACAGAGTCTTGAAATCACCTGCATCAAGCCTGCTGTATGACCTAAACCCGGTAGGCAGCAATGTGGAACAGTCATGAATAGCCAAGCAAATACAGTCTTTAGCCTTTCCTGATCAGGATGTTCACTGGTGGGAGGCAGGGCACGGCAGTGAGCTCTGCTTGCTTGCTAgtattaataagaaaaatattaaataacatcaaaagaatgaaaatgctgCAAGGTTGGTAATGACTCTTCCAGAAACAGGGGACTGCAGGGAGAGAAGTTCCCTGCTAGCAAGTTCCaggagccagcaatgtgctACGGATTTATTGCAATGCGTACTGTACCAGTGGAATAAAAACTTCTATCCCAGAGCTTGTAATATTGATCAGCTGGTACTTGCAGATTGAGCGCAAGGGAGCAATGAAACAACTGGTGTTTTACTTTCTACCCTGGAATGTGTAGCTCTGTGAAGCTATTTTCATTTGTTAGAGACCTTTTGTCTTCTGTTGCCCTTGCAAAGAGACTGCGAACTCGATCTCCATCACTGGCTTGTCTCTCGGAGCACATGCCAGCTCAGTCACCCATTTTCCTGGTAAACACTGGGAGGTTTAGTTTTAAATTTGGCCtgaggcagggagaagggggcAGGAGGTAGGAAACAGCAGAGGTTCCATGCACAAGGCcacaaaagaacatttttgcATCCCCGTGCACAGAACACCTTCAGAACCTGCCGTCATGAGGTGGGCTGTGCTTCTGCTAATGGCTCCGTTTGAAACACCTCCATGTGCTGTGAGTTCACCCAGGAaaggaaacagctttgaaaatacttcctctctctgctctcctgccatGTTTTCAGCATCTGTTCTTTGAGCTTTACTGGCCTTGGAAGATGGTTGTGTTTGGTTCTAGTTTTTCAGCactgagcttttttttgtttgtttgttttaattctattttttaagtAATGATTTGTTGATGTATGAGCTGGAAAGAGTAACGTGCATGCTTCAAGTCTGGAGGTGGACTTGCTGATCAACTAGAAAagtatgcttttaaaatggtaCTCTTTAACTGTCTTTGTCTACTCTTATTTACAGGGCTTCAAGCCCCCTAAACGTCCTTTCCGACGAATGAACTATACTGAAGCCATTGAGTGGTTAAAGGAACATGATGTGAAGAAGGAAGATGGCACTTATTATGAGTTTGGGGAAGTAAGTCAAATTCTAGTCCCATTTAAGTTAAAGGGAGTTTTGCTATAAACTTTAATGAGGCCTGGATTTCTCtctgagctgtgctgggaggtgTAGTGATGTCTTTGAACATGGGTATCAAATCTATGTTATCATCTGTCCATCTGTTCCCTGCCTCGCTCTCCGCCAACATGTAAGACAAAATTGTTTGAAGGAGCTGAAGAGGACTTGGTGGTGTAGCCATAGTCACCAAAGGATTTGAGCGAAGCGAGATGTTTAGGAGAATGTGCAATTGTTTAACTTCAGAGTCTACGCAGCACATTCCGAGGGAACCTTGGCAGCTCAAAATCAGATGTGTTGGGTTTTTGCTGCTACTGTGTTTCCCATCTGCATCACAGATGAGAGAggtgaagggagggagaggccTTTGAACTGCGCTGAGCTTAAGGTTCTAGAGAGCGCTAAGGACTCTTACCTCCTCTCCCCTGCTGTGGGCTGGCGCTTGCTTCCTGAGCCGCCCTTGCACGAGGCCTGTGTTCCTTGTGCTTCCCTTGCTGGGCGTGCTATAGCTGGCTCCTTTCTgccccctgctgcagctggatttAAACAAGTAACGGGGTGGCTGTCCTTTcctgttaaaggaaaaaaactaatCTTCTGACTTACACTTTTCTTAGATTCTGAGTTAGATACAATTGTCTGTGTGAATAAAAGTTCAAATTAAACCTTTCAGGGACAGAGTTTTTGACTGAACAAAGTGTGTTCGTTGAACAAGCCATGATCCCATCGCCACTGATGTTCCCTGGCTGTCAGCGTAACTGTGGTCATCCTTCACTTTTCCCTGGTTTTTAAACAATGAGACTGCTGAATTGATCACAATGAAACTTCTAGGTGTTTCACAGTTAATCAAATTTCAGTCAGAAAAGTTTGATTAAAAACCAAATAACCTTGTCTTTAAAAACCTCAACTGATCAGTTACATAAAGTAGCCCATATGAGTGTTTCCTTGTCATGTAAACTTGTTAGTCTTAAGGTTTGTGGAAAACGGTAttggggaggaaggagatgaGGCTCTTCAGTGTTTACTGGATGTTGGGGAAGTCTGTGTTTCAGgtgttttctgtcttgaaaCATTGGGAAGGCTTGGATTTTAATTGAACAGATtctcccaccccccccgccccctccccaaaaaatttttatatatagtttCTTATAAGATAAGTTTGATTTTAAATGTAGGTACATTAGGACAAATGTGTGGATATGTGTGGTCTGAAACTGTCTTTCATGCCTGATACCTGTGGAACTCAAGGTATTtgagtggttttggttttaaacattaataaagcCTCCTTTAACCGTAGGATATTCCTGAAGCTCCTGAGAGACTGATGACGGACACCATCAATGAGCCAATCTTGTTGTGCCGATTTCCTGCAGAGATAAAGTCTTTCTATATGCAGCGCTGTCATGATGATTCCCGGCTTACTGAATCTGTAAGTTGGTATTTTACGCAGGCTTCTAAACAGAGTAGGGAATGTCAGCACGAGTGAGTTAAAATGAATAAGAACTCCAGGAAAACCATGGAGAATTCTTcccaggttttgttttgggtgtctCTTGGCATGGCTTGTTGATCCTGTAGAAATAAACGAAGCAACTCTGAAGTGCTTATGAAATGTCGGTAGATCATAGTGAGCACGCTCTTCTCTGGCCTCAGGTAAGTGCTACTTGAATGGCAATGCTCCCGTGACTTCTTGGAGACCGTATTGTCTAAACACTAGCTGTCTGGCAGCCAGGAGTGGTGGTTGCTAGGAACACTGCTGGTTGGTGGTTTTGCggtggtttgtggggtttttttttttgttttttacagttCGGTGGGGTCGAGAGTACTAGAGATTAAGTTAGAGCACCTAGTCGGTTGGTTTATTCCCTCTGTAAGTTGGGTGTGGGAGGAGTTGTCTTCCTTCCTGTCATGGAGAATTAAAATTACACGGTGAAATGTGTTACGGAAATAGGTTTAAGTTTGGGCTGTTTCTACTTCCCTTCCTGCAGGCAGCTTAATCATAGTAGTTCAATCTCACCTTGTGTGTTGTAGGTTGATGTGTTGATGCCTAATGTTGGTGAAATTGTTGGAGGCTCTATGCGTATCTGGGACAGCGAGGAGCTGCTGGAAGGCTATAAGAGAGAGGGCATTGATCCCACGCCGTACTACTGGTATACTGACCAGGTTTGTAAACAGATTAGATGTGCTGCTTGTCAGGtatatttgattaaaaaaaacccccaaaactgctCTTAAAATGATGCAGTCTAAATTGGAAACGTAGTTTTGGTGGCCCTAAGTACATAGTCATTTAACCATTGGCAAAATGCAATGGGTAACAGTTTCCATTCTGTTCAAAACTGGGGTTGTTAGCTGCAGCTGCCCACTGCCTGTACCGGATCACCTTCGTTGGACTGGTCTGTGCGGGTTATTCCTCTCCTAATGTCTTCTGCAATGTTTGTGAAGCCCTTGTTATTAGATAGAGAGGTTGGTCTTTACAGACGTGAATGACTAAGCTCTAGGCAGTGtaaggggaggagaaaaaaggtgGGTGAAAAAGAATCATTAAGAAATCGTTCTTtttcaccttcctttttcttcttctagtcCTTACACCGCCCCAGGAAACTCAGGACAACCAAGCACAAATACCTGGCTTGAAAAGAGCGTAGTCAATTTTCCTCATCATTCAGAAAATAATcttggaagggtttttttcGTATTCTGGTTGTATTACTGCAATTGGAAAtaacaagaaaatgtttaatatcTACtctctgattttaatttcacagagaaaatacGGTACATGCCCTCATGGTGGGTATGGTTTGGGATTAGAGCGGTTCCTAACCTGGATTCTGAATAGACATCATATCCGAGATGTCTGTCTCTATCCACGCTTTGTCCAGCGCTGCAAACCGTAACCGTGCCTGTGGTAAACGAGAAAACTGGGCGGCTGATGCTTGGAAAAGAACGATACACGCTGCTGTACTACAGCCTGTCTGAGAACA encodes:
- the NARS1 gene encoding asparagine--tRNA ligase, cytoplasmic isoform X1, whose protein sequence is MAGEVLEGTAALVLEELYVSEQEGSDSTGDGTQNKPFKTVLKALMTAGKEPFPTIYVDSQKENERWAIISKSQMKNVKKLWQREQMKNEAKEKKEAEDLLRREKNLEEAKKIVIKNDPSLQEPKCVKIDALEAYRGQRVKIFGWIHRLRRQGKNLMFIVLRDGTGFLQCVLSDELCQCYNGVILSTESSVAVYGVLNLVPEGKQAPGGHELNCDYWELIGLAPAGGADNLLNEDSEVDVQLNNRHMMIRGENMSKIFKVRSMVVQAFRDHFFANGYYEVTPPTLVQTQVEGGSTLFKLDYFGEEAYLTQSSQLYLETCIPALGDVFCVAQSYRAEQSRTRRHLAEYTHVEAECPFISFEDLLDRLENLVCDVVDRVLKSPASSLLYDLNPGFKPPKRPFRRMNYTEAIEWLKEHDVKKEDGTYYEFGEDIPEAPERLMTDTINEPILLCRFPAEIKSFYMQRCHDDSRLTESVDVLMPNVGEIVGGSMRIWDSEELLEGYKREGIDPTPYYWYTDQRKYGTCPHGGYGLGLERFLTWILNRHHIRDVCLYPRFVQRCKP
- the NARS1 gene encoding asparagine--tRNA ligase, cytoplasmic isoform X2 — encoded protein: MTAGKEPFPTIYVDSQKENERWAIISKSQMKNVKKLWQREQMKNEAKEKKEAEDLLRREKNLEEAKKIVIKNDPSLQEPKCVKIDALEAYRGQRVKIFGWIHRLRRQGKNLMFIVLRDGTGFLQCVLSDELCQCYNGVILSTESSVAVYGVLNLVPEGKQAPGGHELNCDYWELIGLAPAGGADNLLNEDSEVDVQLNNRHMMIRGENMSKIFKVRSMVVQAFRDHFFANGYYEVTPPTLVQTQVEGGSTLFKLDYFGEEAYLTQSSQLYLETCIPALGDVFCVAQSYRAEQSRTRRHLAEYTHVEAECPFISFEDLLDRLENLVCDVVDRVLKSPASSLLYDLNPGFKPPKRPFRRMNYTEAIEWLKEHDVKKEDGTYYEFGEDIPEAPERLMTDTINEPILLCRFPAEIKSFYMQRCHDDSRLTESVDVLMPNVGEIVGGSMRIWDSEELLEGYKREGIDPTPYYWYTDQRKYGTCPHGGYGLGLERFLTWILNRHHIRDVCLYPRFVQRCKP